A window of Argopecten irradians isolate NY chromosome 1, Ai_NY, whole genome shotgun sequence contains these coding sequences:
- the LOC138316775 gene encoding uncharacterized protein, which translates to MLCMFIDVAVFASPVAPVGNKKPTYYTYSDFFTGETRKCGFVECPENSHVVPCKSNGEMDTCLACPAGTHLLDPTNSYMEIYECHKITDCKIFEHTVVSKDYHRCKDDLQVLCQCDTEAGFCGDPCNCKEKICELGETLHSNCTCEKIKTTSIPTTTETAKMALSTTSPSTLTPERYFRKITLIPKTTEYEATETAMLTTSPTTLLTDNTCNELTVVIVIVSIVLLVIAIISTALLVIFCLDEEKQKNIRSWIQSHIRSLSGYFQPPEQSSAS; encoded by the exons ATGCTGTGCATGTTTATTGATGTGGCAGTCTTTGCCTCTCCTGTAGCACCGGTGGGAAACAAGAAACCAACTTATTACACTTACTCAGACTTTTTTACAGGAGAGACGAGAAAATGTGGGTTCGTGGAATGCCCGGAAA attcCCATGTAGTACCGTGCAAGAGTAACGGTGAAATGGACACTTGTCTGGCGTGTCCGGCAGGGACCCACCTATTGGACCCAACAAATTCATACATGGAAATCTATGAATGTCATAAGATTACAGACTGTAAAATTTTTGAAC ATACTGTTGTCTCAAAGGATTACCACAGATGTAAAGATGATCTACAAGTACTGTGTCAATGTGATACAGAGGCAGGGTTTTGTGGAGACCCATGCAACTGTAAGGAAAAAATCTGCGAACTGGGTGAAACCCTTCACTCCAACTGTACTTGTGAAAAAAT aaAGACAACATCAATTCCCACCACCACAGAAACTGCAAAAATGGCTTTATCAACCACATCACCGTCAACATTGACGCCGGAACGTTATTTTAGAAAGATAACATTGATTCCGAAAACCACAGAATATGAAGCTACCGAAACGGCCATGTTGACCACATCACCGACAACATTGCTGACAGATAATACTTGTAACGAGTT GACTGTTGTAATAGTGATAGTATCAATAGTGTTACTTGTAATTGCGATCATCAGTACAGCTCTCCTAGTCATATTTTGTTTGGATGAAGAAAAACAAA AAAACATTCGTTCTTGGATTCAGTCACATATACGTTCTCTCTCTGGTTATTTTCAACCTCCTGAACAGAGTTCAGCATCATAG